From Danio rerio strain Tuebingen ecotype United States chromosome 7, GRCz12tu, whole genome shotgun sequence, the proteins below share one genomic window:
- the selenos gene encoding selenoprotein S (UGA stop codon recoded as selenocysteine): MEAEDGARVRNEDVPPQNQDLSFLQPSVTAFMSEYGWYLLFGCVGVYLLIQHLRKSRSSTQTRSSSGSAEAHDVGSVVRRQEALEASRRRMQEEQDARAAEFREKQRMLEEEKRRQKIEMWDSMQEGKSYKGSAKVAQQNTEEAASSSSLRPKTEKKPLRSSGYSPLSGDAGGSCSWRPGRRGPSAGGUG, from the exons ATGGAGGCGGAGGACGGAGCGCGTGTCCGGAATGAAGATGTTCCTCCGCAGAACCAGGATCTAAGTTTCCTTCAACCGTCTG TCACTGCGTTCATGTCGGAGTATGGCTGGTATCTGCTGTTCGGATGTGTTGGAGTGTATCTGCTCATCCAGCATCTCCGCAAGAGCAGATCCTCCACACAAACACGCAGCTCGTCTGGCTCAGCCGAGGCTCACG ATGTGGGGTCAGTGGTGAGGCGTCAGGAGGCTCTGGAGGCGTCCCGCAGGAGAATGCAGGAGGAGCAGGACGCCAGAGCAGCTGAGTTCAGGGAGAAACAGCGCATG CtggaggaggagaagaggaggCAGAAGATCGAGATGTGGGACAGCATGCAGGAAGGAAAGAGTTACAAAGGGAGCGCTAAAGTTGCACAA CAGAACACAGAAGAGGCGGCTTCATCCAGCTCGCTGAGACCAAAGACAGAGAAGAAACCCCTGCGCAGCAGTG GCTACAGTCCTCTGTCaggagacgctggaggctcgtgCTCCTGGAGGCCCGGCCGCAGAGGCCCGTCTGCTGGAGGATGAGGATAA